In Aureibacillus halotolerans, the genomic window GATTTATATGCTGCCGGTTTACGTCCGCTTGATCAGATCTCGGAATCCTTTCTTACAAGCTGGATAGAAAAAGATCATGAAGCTTTTGTGAACATTTATTTTCAAGAGCTCTGTCTTCGCTGGGGTCAACAGGATTGTCCCCTATATGTTTTGCCTACGGATGAGAATAACGCAAGGCTACAAACACTTTTTCATGGAGGAACTGGACAATTTTATCCTTCTTGTCAGGCACTTTTTTTATTCTTGCCCACATCGATTTCAAAACAACACGTAAAGGCATTAATCGTACATGAATATCATCACTTTTGTCGATGGCATTATCAAACCTGTATAGAAGATACAGAAGCGCTGATTTGTTTGGAAAGAATGATGATGGAGGGTCTTGCAGAAGAAGCGGTACATCGAGAGGTAACAAATTATAAAGGTGCTCCATGGGCAAAGAATTTTATTAGAATCAATGCAGAAGAGATGCTAAGTCGTCTCACGCCATGGATTGGAAAACAAGCACACAGCATTCAGTGTGAGCAACTCATGTATGGCTCAAAACGAAATGGCCCCTATTTTGGCTATAACGCAGGTAGAATCATGGTGGAGACGTATTATCAAGTACACGAATGGAATGTGCAGCAGAGCTTCAAAATACAAGCAAAAACGATTTTTGATTGGTTTAAGTAAATCGAATTGCGCACCTTACATTTTGTAGGCACACTTAAATATAACTGTATAACCCTGAAATCCATTGTTGGGTTGCTTTTTATACAAGCTGCCATACGGCTCGCTTTCACCCTAAAGGGTACAAGTGCATCATCGACTCAAAAAGACTTCGTCGTGATTTCTTTGCCGCCCGGCTTCTGCTGCGCCTCCTCGATCGCTTGCGCGCTCTGTGGGGTCTCGCTTAGCTCGCTTTTACACCCTACGGGTACAAGTGCAACATCGATTCGAAAGGACCTCATCGTGTTTTCTTTGCCGCTGGAGTCTCGCTAGTGACTGCTTTTAATTATGCACTCTTTTTTATGTTTGATCACAATTAAAAAGACTCTTTTAGTAATTAAGGCGGTAGAAGTCAGCTTCATTACTGAAAGACGATCTTTTAGAAATATAAGATTATGAGCACCAGCACCATTCTATTTACTGAATACAGCAGGCGTGATTTTTAAGAAGTCCATTGATCTATGTCACCTCGCGTCCACTCAAGCACAGCCGGCGTTGAAGTTGATTTTTCACTGCGCAAGTTATCTAAACATACGTCCACCGCTGAATAAATGCTGTACAAGGTGATGTAACTTTGCATGGAACGATGCACCTCCTTGTCTTAGGTAAGCAATCACGCTTTAACACGCTTTCATACTCGTTATACGAGACCGGGACAAAATAAAAACAATTTTCGAAGAAACAAACATCAGCGTAGTCAACATACGTAGACTCCTGCGGGAACAGCGCGAGCTGAAGATCCCGGAGGAAAGCTTTAGCTTTCCGAGGAAGCTGAAGCCGTGCCCGCGGAAAGCGAAGTATTTTGACGTAGCGGTGATTTCTTTGCATCTTAAAGGGCACAAGCGCAACATCGATTCGAAATTACCTCGTCGTGTTTTCTTTGCCGCCGGAGTCTCGCTATTGGCAGCTTAATTAATAAAGAAGCAATCGATCTATTTCAACTTGTTCCCACTCAGTCACGCAAACTTTGAAGGTAATTTTTGCTCTGATAAAGTTGGCTAAGTACAGAAGACGATAATGTTTTTCTTATGGACATTACCATGACGTTTGCCAAGCTTTCATTGGAAGATATGCTATCAAAGTAATTTGAAGAACACCGTAAATAAAGGATTTTTTTAGCAAAAAAGCTTTTATTTACTCATTTACCTGTGCTATTATAGATGAAACTTTTTGAAAAATGGGAATCGGTAATCACTTAAAGACATTATACCATTATATAATTCTTTTCAGACTAATGGATATGTAGAGGTGTTATTTTATGACAAATAAACAGAATCTTCAAAAGGAATCATATTTACTGAAAGTAGATTCACTCCGTACAGCATTTACGGTGAATGGCGATTTTCATGACGCTGTTGCTGACGTAAGTTTTACCATTAAGCCAAAGCAGGTTTTGGGGGTCGTAGGTGAATCAGGGTGTGGCAAAAGTGTCATGGCGTTGTCGATCATGCAGCTTCTACCTAAAGACATTAAAACAAAAATGCATGGTGACATTTTATTTAATGATGCGGATCTTTCAAAGCACACAGACAAGCAGATGAACGCAATTCGTGGGAAAGATATTTCAATGATATTTCAGGAGCCGATGACGTCGTTGAATCCCGTTTTTACAATTGGAAGTCAAGTTCAAGAAGTGCTCTTAAATCATGAGGGCTTGACGAAAGCAGAAGCACGGTTGCGTAGTATTGCCCTTTTACGGGATGTTGGTATTTCAAGGCCGGACAAGATTATTTATGACTACCCTCATCAGCTATCTGGCGGAATGAGGCAACGCGTCATGATTGCTATGGCGATTGCTTGTAAACCAAAGTTGTTGATTGCAGATGAACCTACAACGGCTCTCGATGTAACGGTTCAAGCACAAATTCTTGAGCTTATTCAGGGCATTCAAGAAGAAAACAACATGGCCGTATTGATGATTACACATGATCTTGGTGTTGTAGCTGAAATTTGTCATGAAGTCATCGTTATGTATGCCGGAAAGATTGTCGAGACTGCCAACGTGGTGGAACTATTCCGTCGCCCAAAGCACCCCTACACGAAGCTGTTAATGTCAGCAATACCAAAGATGGACGAGGAGCAGGAAGTGCTTGCGACAATTGAGGGGGTCGTCCCTTCAATTGATCAAATGCCTAGCGTCGGCTGCCGTTTT contains:
- a CDS encoding ABC transporter ATP-binding protein, giving the protein MTNKQNLQKESYLLKVDSLRTAFTVNGDFHDAVADVSFTIKPKQVLGVVGESGCGKSVMALSIMQLLPKDIKTKMHGDILFNDADLSKHTDKQMNAIRGKDISMIFQEPMTSLNPVFTIGSQVQEVLLNHEGLTKAEARLRSIALLRDVGISRPDKIIYDYPHQLSGGMRQRVMIAMAIACKPKLLIADEPTTALDVTVQAQILELIQGIQEENNMAVLMITHDLGVVAEICHEVIVMYAGKIVETANVVELFRRPKHPYTKLLMSAIPKMDEEQEVLATIEGVVPSIDQMPSVGCRFVNRCPQAMKECAEITPELASHDNDHFVRCLLYKESYPKGDDFAHVSQQEEAPTT
- a CDS encoding DUF2268 domain-containing putative Zn-dependent protease (predicted Zn-dependent protease with a strongly conserved HExxH motif); translated protein: MGVISSFPWLEGVAKNTSARQISTLLGHENGGISINDLYAAGLRPLDQISESFLTSWIEKDHEAFVNIYFQELCLRWGQQDCPLYVLPTDENNARLQTLFHGGTGQFYPSCQALFLFLPTSISKQHVKALIVHEYHHFCRWHYQTCIEDTEALICLERMMMEGLAEEAVHREVTNYKGAPWAKNFIRINAEEMLSRLTPWIGKQAHSIQCEQLMYGSKRNGPYFGYNAGRIMVETYYQVHEWNVQQSFKIQAKTIFDWFK